In Glycine soja cultivar W05 chromosome 10, ASM419377v2, whole genome shotgun sequence, the genomic stretch TTTATTGAGTACTTATCTTTGAAACAAGGGTGATTATCTTTAAAGGAACTATTTTTTCTAGAACTATTGCATTTCCATTCTAAGCAACTTGAATTTTCTAAACTCAAAACAATTTTTGAAGCTATAGCAAGTCCTTCTGAATGATATCTAGAAATATTTTCAGCATCTCAAAGGAACAAAAAATCTTTTCAAAACTccaattcaaccccctttcttGGTATTTTATCGCTTCAATTATGATACATCATACTTATTTAATGGGTTCATCTAATAATTGATAAGATATAGTATCACAGTCATGATTAAGAGAAGTTAATGAGATAGTTTATCTGCCTAAATGTCACCCTTATCACTTTTTTGGTGTTAGAGCTTGTTATGCCATACTCCTTTCAACCTTTCACCCCATTCCTTTTCTCCTTCACACTTTGAATTACCTTTAGACAAACCTTATTCTTTCAATCTTTGTCAAGTACATAGatactcacttttttttttcttaattggaatttttatgcatttcttttatttaatgatttaagTCTCAAAACCATGAATGGAGAAAATGTAACCACTCCCACACCTACTTGAATTTGAACCTATCCCCATCAAGGTTGTTGATCGTAGACTCAAGTCCCCAACTCGATTAGCAATGGTGTCATCACCATCACCACATAGCTCATGTGCATCCATTGAGCCCAACCAAGAggacaccaccaccaccaccaccaacaacaacaataatcttGAATACTCCAATAGCTATGAAGATCCACGTCCTTGGTGTTAGTAGGGTGCCTTAACTGCCTTATGTATGTGATGATATTTGAGGATAATCTCAAGTGCCCCAAATGCAAAAGCACTgctttaattcattttacctcACCATAAGGAGATGATAGAGTACTAGACTACCTTGTTGCTAATTTTGCATTATCTATTGCAAGTGAGACATGTTTGCATTTTACCCAAGAATGCTCCTTTTTAACATCTTTCTTTTATAGtaccatttatttttattttatcttttttaaaccaTTTTTATGAGTTGTTCTATATGTGCTCCACTTTTTCATCTTGAATTCCTCTActtattaaagaaataaaaaaagagttgagtgtaaataatattgttccAGTTATTTAAATGGTTGTCTCACTAGGTTGATCATCTTAAATCTTAGGCCAATTGATTTCCTTGATTGTGGATCATGAATAAATATGTAAGCTCAGTTATACAAAATAAGAGAATGAATCACAACAtattttattacctatctttgaatattttatttgattcatAAATGAATAACaccattttattttaacatttaattttgacatattataaatataaaattatttcacatCATCAATTGATTATcttttatatcattttcttgTCTCTAATTCAATCTCAAGTCAAATACTAACTAAACTTGGGCTGACCTATTTTATATTTCATCTTAATGCAGCAACAATAATCTATGAAATTCAGGTGGGGTAGAAATGGGTTGGCCTGGGCAAGAGTTAAGTTGTAAAACCTATCTACCCAACAAGGCAACAACCATTTTTTTTCCGTTTAAGGCTTGTTCGATAATCAATACCCTGCAAGAACCATTAGGATTATGATGAGGCCTAATTGAAATTACATGGTGATAATCTCATAATCAACTCTCTCCAGGTGGCTCATCAACAATCATTCATGAATAGCATCAttaaattatctaaaattaaGCACTAACTATTCTGGCACATTCGTAATACATATTTTCTTCCACAAATATTTTCCTCGTATCAACAGAACTAATGATAATCAAACAACGTATCAGCGCAAAATGACTTAAATGGCCTCGATCCAATGCGTGCCCAACCGCCAAACCGTAAATCCGTTCCGAGAAATCCCCTCAAACTCAAATAGTTGCGTCTAAAATTAAAGAGAATCGTTTTGTGCCAAGAAATTcctcttcatctttctctttcctccaattttctattattaaaaaaaatcaggaaAAAACATTTCACTCGTTCACGTCGTTAAATATAACTGCACCACTATTTATATGGCCATGACTCTTTTTTGTTGCCTATGATCTAAGGCTTCTTCCACATTTTgtttgagagaaagagagaatcaGAGGCCATCCTTCCTGAGGATTAAACCACATTGCTTTCTAAAGTATAAAATCTCAACTCGTTAATATTCCTTAGGAATTGGGTTTGGAGGCACCCCAATTCCAACGCCAAAAGGTTTGAACTTTGGGCGCCTCTGAATCTCTCAATCGTGGGACTCACAATCTAAGTTGTAAGTTCATTTGGTCCTTGTTAAACAGCAGGTGATGTTAACTTGTCTTAATTTATCATTCTGTTGTTTCTTTTGGAGAAATTGGCCAAATTGCACCCCCCATAAAATgttcttaacatttttttttcagaatttgATAGTTTGTTTGCTTTGATTTTCAGAGTTTCCACGGTTTGTGTTGGTGGGGGTTCAAAATGTTGGGGGTTTTCATTAATCGAATCCTTATGTAAGTCCCGTTTTTGCTTCATagatatatgaattttttttcctacttattttttaatcattgttatgTTATGTGACATTGTTTATCCAATTTTTTCTGTTGCAGTCTCGTTCTGGGGTATGCATACCCTGGATTCGAATGCTATAAAACAGTGGAGAAAAATAGGGTTGATATTGAGGAACTTCGCTTCTGGTGTAAATACTGGTACATGAAATACGTTTCTCGCCATCTTTGCGATTAAAATTCTCTAAACTCTTAAGTTTAAGATGTCGGATAATGAAAATTGCAATTATGATCGAGacttataattattaatgtagTACTGGTTCAAGTGGCAttgttgttttcaaaattacGGAAATTAAAAGCAAATGAATGTGACACTAGTGCAAACCGCATTTTAAAACCTTAATTATGATGGTGAAGAAATTTTAAAAGGGTACATATTTGCTAGAACTATAACTATGAGGCATACATCAATGAGTAAAgacttaaaagaaaatgaaaagaaacttattttgaaatatCCAAAATGAGACCAAGTGTCTGACTCATCTATCAAAGATGTGAATTCGAATTCTGTTATTCATGTGAGAAAGTTGTCAGTTGGTGAGTAATTTGAAGTTACAACTTTAATCCATCTTCAAACCTTTGAAGTCTGGTTTTAATGTCGGTGAGTCTCCGGAACCCAAACTCAACTAAACTTTTATACaccaaaaattattcaaaccGAGGCCAGTACCTTGTAAAAGCAGAAGAAACAGAGGACAGAACCAGCCAACCAGCACCATGATAATGAACTTGTATGATATTGATTATTGAGTGTTCAGCATACCAATCCCACCCAGATGCTAAACATGTCCTTTTTTTTCGTGCAAATGGGGTTAAGAATACCAgaaaatattgattgaaaaGGAAATGAGGAAATCATCTTGTTTGTTTTGGTCATGCATCCTATTAAAATCCATGTTTAATTGTCATTTAGCATTGCTCAATTTATATAACTTTCGTTTAATATATGCACATCGTTTAATTGCAGGATCATTGTGGCACTTTTCACTGTACTTGAAAAGTTCACAGATATATTTGTTGGATGGTAAGTGTCAAACGTTTTAACGTCCTATTAATTCTCTATATATTGTTGTCTCTTGATTTAGCTTCGAGCCGTAAATTCACTATGAAATTTTATGAAGGGTGCCAATGTATGGAGAGATGAAGCTGGTGCTTTTTGTTTACTTGTGGTATCCCAAAACTAAAGTAtgcctttttcttctctttaatattcattttcttacacttgagttattttaatgttatttgcaGACCATACTTTATACTGCCCGCGCACCTTTCTTGTTTGAGGGGGAAAAGGATGAATATAATATTTGCATTGTGTAATGTTCATGTCGTGCTTTAttgtacataaaaaaatgatacattATAAAAGTAATGCAACTAAAATAGTGTTTATACTTATAGTCTGAATGTGAGGAACCCAACAACACATACACacccttttaaatatattacttaGTTGACTTTTACTGAGTCTCACTAAACAATATGGATGCACGTTTTGCTCAATAAAACTTTCGTATAATTCACCAAATAGTAAAGattgttgtaaattttatttaataaggaagGTAAATATCATGCATATGTTTGATTTGCAATTagataataaaattacaaatgttGCATCATGCAGGGCACGGGATATGTTTACGAGACTCTATTGAGGCCTTACGTATCAAAGCATGAAAATGAGATTGACAGAACAATACTTGAGTGGAAGGCTAGAGGATGGGATTACGTCATATTTTACTGGCAGTATTGTGCCAAATTTGGACAAACTGCATTTGTTCAGGCTCTTCAGCACTTGGCTTCTCAATCTACTAGATTTTCTGCCAACCCGACTACACAGGTAAACTCTTGATTTTAAATAGAGGAGCACAACCTAGCTAGCTACTGAACCCTTTTTTTCTTACTAGCTCAGCGTCATTAACAAGTAAGTTACTGCTAATCAAAGCTAAGAAAGGCTAAATTTTCTTTAGGTTTCGCAAAATTACAGCTATATCTCCCTCTTTTAGTCATAGAAGTTGCACGTGTTGACCTTGTCTTTTCATTTATGTATTTCCAAGATTAATATGTTTAGAAACCATATTCTTTCTTATATACCTTtacaacttgtttttttttccccttaatcAATCTTAGAAATGGAACTCATTAGATAAGAAATGAGATTTAAGTAGCACATTCTCTATTCCAGAAAGTCATaaccaaaatcatgaatttctaataaattttaactaataatagaaTAATCAAAAGACGGTGTTAGAAGTGAAATCATGGTTCTAACTAATTTTCACGTGATACTCAAGTTTTTAGTTtaagtgaaaaaattaataacatttaattatgTGTGAATAGAGGGGGCTGGAGATTCCACACCAATTAATAAtatggtgaaaaaaaaatataaaaataaaggacAATCGATTTTATGAGATTGAATAGActtaaacataaattttaagatataaaataaattagtgtaaattattattatcttaagtTATCTAATTATTTCTTGTGTTAGAAAATATTGCAGCATTTctcatatattaataattaattcatcgTGAATGttgattttattctttcaaattttgtttaattaactttaaatttataaatttcaaaaaaattaataataattctaTGATTGATGTAACATATATCTAAACACATTATATCTTTTATCATCTCAAAATAGCTATTGTGATGTCCAACTACGTGTCAcgtcatatttaaaaaaaattgtttgataaaaattaagtaaaaaaaataaaatcatatataatccTAAGGATCGGATTCATGTCCTATGACAAAAAAggttcaaattataattatatttgttatcGATGTAAAGATATTATTGATAGAAACTTTGTAAGTATACAATACGAATCCACAcaaatatatacattatttgCAAATAGTGGCAAAGTATGACCGGAAAGTACCTCCAATTGCAGAAGAACGACATGCAAGGTCAAAGTGCCCCACCACAAGCGGCTCCAACCCAGGCCCAAGCCTCCTTCATGAAGCAAAGCAGCACCCTAAGCAAGAGCAAGTGGCCTCCAAGCCCCCCCAACGCCACCACAGAAACCGTGGAGGTTCACCACGTGTCCCAAACCGAATACGTGGACGAGGAAGACGAAGAGCCATGCCAACCCGAACCCGTCACCATCATCGACGGCCAAGATCAGAGTGTGAGCGTCAAGGACAGAATCAACCGCGCACGCGCCAGGCTCAGGCGCTTAGactcacaacaacaacaaagtccTCGTACTCCTCGAACCTTGCCGTCGCCGCATCGACAACAGATGTAAGAAACAACAATTGTACATATTTACATATTCACCTCAAACAAACCAATCcctgtgagaaaaaaaaaaaaagtaacatggGAATTGAAATTGAAGAAATTAGACTCTGCTTTCTCTTTCAAAAATTGTCATTCATCGATTTGTGTACACCTTATcctagtaataaaaataatatttgctgTTGGAATTTGCAACAATTGGATAATACTAGGCAGTTATCAACACATGTTAATCCAGTTATTAAGAAATAGACTCATTCTCAAGGAGAGTTTAAGTTGATTTCAGAGATAAGTACTTATTGAATCTTGAGGTTTTTCATGATCTTGATAAACTCTCGAGATTCAATttatctgaattttttttttatgcgaGAACAAATTGGATGATACtttcgaaagaaaaaaaaaaacgtgttaTTGTGCTATTCTTCGAATACATGAAGGAAGCAAGGGATAGCGTGGAGTATTCGGTGTAGGGTTCGGTATATAAAGCTGAGACATGTGGTGAGAGGGTTGTTATTGTGGGTGGGGGAGGAGAATCTGTTGTAGAAGTGGCGGAAGAAGTGTGGGCCTGATGGGCCGCTGGGGGAAATGGACATGGGCTGGAGGTAGGCCCAGGCGGCCTGCTTCACGAGGCGGTTGCGGATGGACACGTACTGGTGGTGGCTCGCGGCGGGGGAGTTGCAAGCAGCGGCGGAGAAAGGAAGCACGTCTTTGAGGGAAGTGTAAGAAGGAGTTTTCAAGAAGAGTGGGTCTAAGTTGAGGAAAGGTTTTTGTggagtggtggtggaggaggactTGGCCATGGGTGCGGAACACggaacagagagagagagaattttggtgaagaaaataaGAATCAGTCGATTTCAATTTTAACACATGTGGTTCCAATTTCAACGGTTTGCTTttgcaattatatatatatatatatatatatatatatatatatatatatatatatatatccattgtttgttttaacaaatactatatattcttaaattacTAATTAGCCAAATATAAACAAGAAATGGATGGAGCAATGGACATTGCAAAGGTTGTAAAATTCAAATGGCTTTACGaggagaaacaaaataaataagttttttttcctttatttttttattaaaagatttcAGTCTTCTATCTTCAATATCATCACTAAGAATTGATATTAACACAATAATTCTAATCTTTTCCACAGCATCTTCTAACTAATCCTCACATTTTCAATGAAGagattaaataatttcatgtttttaattaagatgataaatacatttttatttaatatatttttataaaataaagacaaaattaCATATGAAGATAGCTGGGTGTTTTAATTAAGAGTAAATTACACTCGC encodes the following:
- the LOC114370357 gene encoding putative HVA22-like protein g; translated protein: MLGVFINRILILVLGYAYPGFECYKTVEKNRVDIEELRFWCKYWIIVALFTVLEKFTDIFVGWVPMYGEMKLVLFVYLWYPKTKGTGYVYETLLRPYVSKHENEIDRTILEWKARGWDYVIFYWQYCAKFGQTAFVQALQHLASQSTRFSANPTTQKNDMQGQSAPPQAAPTQAQASFMKQSSTLSKSKWPPSPPNATTETVEVHHVSQTEYVDEEDEEPCQPEPVTIIDGQDQSVSVKDRINRARARLRRLDSQQQQSPRTPRTLPSPHRQQM
- the LOC114370358 gene encoding uncharacterized protein LOC114370358 — encoded protein: MAKSSSTTTPQKPFLNLDPLFLKTPSYTSLKDVLPFSAAACNSPAASHHQYVSIRNRLVKQAAWAYLQPMSISPSGPSGPHFFRHFYNRFSSPTHNNNPLTTCLSFIYRTLHRILHAIPCFLHVFEE